From one Paenibacillus terrae HPL-003 genomic stretch:
- a CDS encoding cation:proton antiporter, with product MDHLVFEIGLAIALIAAAGLISTKLRFSVIPFYILIGMAVGPHAMELWHFDFRFIESAPFIDFMGRIGVLFLLFYLGLEFSVGRLIKSGRSIAVGGTIYIGINFTLGLALGFLTGFPIAETLVIAGITTISSSAIAAKVLVDLKRTANAETEMILGIIMFEDVFLAVYISILSGLVLSDSSSLGGVLLSALIALGFMLAVIIIGRKAVPLLNRIFRIRSNEVFGLVIFGSLFLVAGFSETIHVAEAIGALLVGLVLAETEHAKRIEHLIVPFRDFFGALFFFSFGLSIDPLSLGGNAIWLALAAVILTLIGNIWAGMLAGRTASLSPKASANIGLTIVARGEFSIIMANLGKEGGLMDIVQPFAAIYVLILAIMGPLLTKQSKPIFNMLNKVFKFKDPRLRKEERNSV from the coding sequence ATGGATCATCTGGTATTTGAGATTGGATTGGCTATTGCTCTGATCGCCGCAGCCGGACTCATCTCCACCAAACTGCGCTTCTCGGTTATCCCTTTTTATATCCTGATTGGAATGGCAGTCGGACCGCATGCGATGGAGCTGTGGCATTTTGATTTTCGTTTTATCGAAAGCGCGCCTTTTATTGATTTTATGGGAAGAATCGGGGTGCTGTTTCTTCTCTTCTACCTGGGACTGGAGTTCTCGGTAGGTCGTTTGATTAAATCAGGCCGTTCCATCGCAGTGGGCGGCACCATATATATCGGTATTAACTTTACTTTAGGGCTGGCGCTCGGCTTTTTGACTGGTTTTCCCATTGCAGAGACACTCGTCATTGCCGGGATCACGACAATTTCCTCCAGCGCCATTGCTGCCAAGGTGCTGGTGGATCTGAAGCGGACCGCCAACGCCGAAACCGAAATGATTTTGGGCATTATTATGTTTGAGGACGTTTTCCTCGCCGTCTACATTTCCATCCTCTCCGGATTGGTTCTCAGCGATTCATCCTCGCTCGGGGGTGTACTGCTATCGGCGCTAATCGCGCTTGGCTTTATGCTCGCTGTTATTATTATCGGCCGCAAGGCCGTCCCTCTGTTAAATCGGATTTTTCGTATACGCTCCAATGAGGTATTCGGACTTGTTATATTCGGCTCTTTGTTTCTTGTGGCCGGTTTTTCGGAAACAATTCATGTGGCGGAAGCCATCGGGGCATTACTGGTCGGACTTGTGCTGGCCGAAACGGAGCATGCCAAACGGATTGAGCATTTGATTGTTCCTTTCCGTGATTTCTTTGGCGCCTTGTTCTTCTTCAGCTTCGGACTATCTATTGATCCACTATCTCTGGGAGGAAACGCGATATGGCTTGCGCTGGCAGCCGTCATTCTTACGTTAATCGGTAACATTTGGGCCGGGATGCTGGCTGGACGTACCGCTTCTCTGTCACCCAAGGCATCAGCCAATATCGGTTTGACGATTGTGGCCCGCGGTGAGTTCTCGATCATTATGGCTAATTTGGGCAAAGAGGGCGGTTTAATGGATATTGTTCAGCCATTTGCAGCTATCTATGTACTCATACTAGCGATTATGGGTCCGTTACTCACAAAGCAGTCAAAACCTATTTTTAATATGCTGAATAAGGTTTTCAAATTCAAGGACCCGCGCCTTCGAAAGGAAGAGAGGAACTCGGTGTAG
- a CDS encoding cation:proton antiporter regulatory subunit codes for MDIRESILPGIGIKYRIDAESGDRIVIIIHDDGRRELYHFDYEDLEQSISMTTLNDQEARLVASIIGGMTYKPKQLESVEMTFDDFIIEWYRVEPHYASVGKSIGELDVRQNSGATVIAIVEKKGNKYVNPGPEVIISEDATVVVVGERDQQKRFKQILMNGSG; via the coding sequence ATGGATATTCGAGAGTCTATTTTGCCAGGAATCGGGATTAAGTATCGAATAGATGCGGAAAGTGGCGATCGCATTGTCATTATTATTCATGATGACGGCAGACGCGAGTTGTATCATTTTGATTATGAGGATTTGGAACAAAGTATTTCCATGACGACCCTAAATGATCAGGAAGCGCGATTGGTGGCCTCCATTATCGGTGGCATGACGTATAAGCCCAAGCAGCTTGAAAGCGTAGAAATGACGTTCGACGATTTTATTATTGAATGGTACAGAGTGGAACCTCACTATGCTAGTGTTGGCAAGTCCATCGGTGAGCTGGATGTACGACAAAATTCAGGAGCTACGGTCATTGCCATTGTAGAGAAAAAAGGGAACAAGTATGTAAATCCCGGTCCGGAAGTGATTATTAGTGAGGATGCTACTGTGGTCGTGGTCGGGGAACGTGATCAGCAAAAACGCTTTAAACAAATTCTTATGAACGGAAGCGGGTGA
- a CDS encoding putative sporulation protein YtxC: MELFTVWTHTDGNQESDRFYQVVKSRNKGLHMSRRGFRFTFRQLENKVAWTCKGTESNPAFESFLPCVYSIMASAIADYIIEVKEWGMLNLILAKACSLLEEEDTERIRSMMHSLLKDDGSRGRMKRHGKLAALLEKDFKELRVINLEGLVQFRLNAYKKELEEIVDYAMEEFWADRQYEEFMGLLKYFVFFQESKVPLVHVLHQGGHDFTILDSSMVPIPTPDGDDIIVEMPGVELEMEVEDRIVSALISISPASIILHTDDEHTPIVQTLLHIFEDKMKLSRLYPGQDVQK; this comes from the coding sequence ATGGAACTGTTTACAGTGTGGACCCATACAGACGGAAATCAGGAAAGCGACCGTTTTTATCAGGTGGTCAAAAGTAGAAACAAAGGACTACATATGTCACGGCGCGGATTTCGATTCACTTTCAGACAATTGGAAAACAAAGTGGCATGGACATGTAAGGGGACGGAGAGCAATCCTGCATTTGAAAGCTTTCTCCCCTGTGTATACAGCATCATGGCTTCCGCGATAGCGGATTATATTATCGAAGTCAAGGAATGGGGGATGCTTAATCTGATTCTCGCCAAAGCCTGCTCGCTGCTGGAGGAAGAGGATACGGAACGGATTCGCAGCATGATGCATTCTTTGTTAAAGGATGATGGCTCAAGAGGGCGTATGAAGCGTCACGGAAAACTGGCGGCTTTATTGGAAAAGGATTTTAAGGAGCTGCGCGTAATTAATCTGGAAGGGCTTGTTCAATTCAGGTTGAACGCATACAAAAAAGAGCTTGAGGAAATCGTCGACTATGCCATGGAAGAATTTTGGGCGGATCGGCAGTATGAAGAATTTATGGGATTGCTCAAATATTTTGTGTTTTTCCAGGAAAGTAAAGTTCCACTGGTGCATGTGCTTCATCAGGGTGGACATGATTTTACCATCCTCGATAGCTCCATGGTGCCGATACCGACACCCGACGGAGATGATATTATTGTGGAGATGCCAGGGGTTGAACTGGAAATGGAAGTCGAGGACAGAATCGTTAGTGCACTCATTTCGATTTCTCCTGCTTCCATTATATTACACACAGACGACGAGCACACCCCTATTGTGCAGACGCTCCTGCATATTTTTGAAGATAAAATGAAGCTCAGCAGGCTCTATCCCGGGCAGGATGTTCAAAAATAA
- a CDS encoding 3D domain-containing protein — protein sequence MRSMLVWKRILGTVLTTTCLVLPGNEVYGHKEPVQHKKGQSTPVLAPREEQVITTMTVTATGYTAGYESTGKRPSHPGYGITYSGVKVRRDKNTLSTIAADPKTFPLGSILYIPGYGYGIVADTGSAIKGNKIDLYFKTTRQVYSEWGKKEVDVQIIRKGNGKCTEKMLNSLQKVIETHKSIPASTLDNSI from the coding sequence ATGAGATCCATGTTGGTATGGAAACGGATTTTGGGAACCGTGTTAACCACCACTTGTCTGGTATTGCCCGGCAATGAGGTTTATGGTCACAAAGAGCCGGTCCAGCATAAAAAAGGGCAGTCAACGCCTGTTTTGGCTCCGCGGGAGGAGCAGGTGATTACAACCATGACGGTCACGGCAACAGGATATACAGCAGGCTATGAATCCACTGGCAAGCGGCCAAGTCATCCCGGTTACGGTATTACGTATTCCGGTGTTAAAGTGCGTCGTGACAAAAACACCCTGTCCACGATTGCGGCCGATCCCAAAACATTTCCTTTGGGCAGCATTTTGTACATTCCAGGTTACGGCTACGGCATTGTAGCAGATACGGGATCAGCGATCAAAGGCAATAAAATCGACCTGTATTTCAAAACTACCCGGCAGGTGTATTCGGAGTGGGGCAAGAAAGAAGTGGATGTGCAAATTATTAGAAAAGGAAACGGAAAATGTACGGAGAAGATGCTGAATTCGCTGCAAAAGGTAATCGAGACGCACAAATCCATTCCGGCCTCTACGCTGGATAATTCCATATAA
- a CDS encoding S1C family serine protease encodes MDEFKNNNSGRRDDNDQVESDKTTRQNDSNGSSYYYSYGPFSSVQSDGQRKDGKLVEKDVEISPPQAVKPLPSSYHRAGAEQQQDGSGRNGGNWQFKQNKPKSQVKTIFLSFLAGMLVITVLMYTADRTNMFTPETALTSAVAESGATTNSETTSQSPNAVPAVMPSGTADVQSVVAKAGPAVVKIETLAKQSSSSGRQSSPYYNDPLYQYFFGNQYGDSGNSGNNGSNENGGSNSGQLTPLGIGSGFIFDKSGYILTNNHVVEGANVVQVTVEGTNKPYEAKVLGKNADLDLAVLKIEGKNNFPTVTLGNSENAKVGEWMVAIGNPEGFEHSVTAGVLSAKERTITINSESTGKPTQYKHLIQTDASINPGNSGGPLLNLQGQVIGMNVAVSADAQGIGFAIPSNTILEVVDKLKNNQPIPKEPVPFIGASLLNLSPEVAKELGTTLTEGSVVRDIIYKSPAYQADLRPYDVIIGANGTPYSTSQELIDFIQKQKVGTALTLNIERAGQKKDVQLKVGNKNDFSSTLQQ; translated from the coding sequence ATGGACGAATTTAAAAATAATAATTCCGGACGCCGGGATGACAACGATCAGGTTGAATCCGATAAAACAACTCGGCAAAATGATTCAAACGGTTCCTCATATTACTATTCGTATGGTCCCTTTTCTTCGGTTCAATCAGATGGACAACGCAAGGATGGGAAGCTTGTAGAGAAGGACGTTGAGATTTCGCCACCGCAGGCGGTAAAGCCTCTTCCTTCCTCTTACCATCGTGCCGGGGCTGAGCAACAACAAGACGGCTCGGGTCGGAACGGCGGTAACTGGCAATTTAAACAAAATAAACCCAAGTCCCAGGTAAAGACGATTTTTCTATCCTTTTTGGCCGGGATGCTGGTTATTACGGTTCTGATGTACACGGCTGACCGCACGAATATGTTTACACCTGAGACGGCGTTGACTTCGGCGGTAGCTGAAAGTGGAGCAACGACCAATTCGGAAACGACGAGTCAATCTCCTAACGCAGTTCCGGCTGTGATGCCTTCCGGCACCGCAGATGTTCAATCCGTTGTGGCCAAAGCGGGTCCGGCAGTCGTCAAAATTGAAACACTGGCTAAGCAATCTAGTAGCAGTGGCAGACAAAGCAGTCCTTATTATAATGACCCGCTGTATCAATATTTTTTTGGTAATCAGTATGGAGACAGTGGTAATAGCGGAAACAACGGCAGCAATGAAAATGGAGGCAGCAACAGCGGACAACTGACTCCGCTTGGTATTGGTTCCGGTTTTATTTTCGATAAATCGGGCTACATCCTGACGAACAATCACGTTGTTGAAGGCGCGAATGTGGTCCAGGTCACGGTAGAGGGAACCAATAAACCTTATGAAGCCAAAGTGCTGGGTAAAAATGCCGACCTTGATTTGGCTGTGCTGAAAATTGAAGGCAAGAATAACTTCCCGACGGTAACGTTAGGCAACTCCGAAAATGCTAAAGTCGGGGAGTGGATGGTAGCTATTGGTAACCCTGAAGGCTTCGAGCATTCGGTAACAGCCGGGGTGCTGAGTGCGAAGGAACGTACGATTACCATTAACAGTGAGTCTACGGGAAAACCGACTCAATATAAGCATTTAATTCAGACCGATGCGTCCATTAACCCGGGGAACTCTGGTGGCCCCTTGTTGAACCTGCAAGGACAGGTTATCGGCATGAACGTAGCTGTCAGCGCTGACGCACAGGGCATCGGGTTTGCGATTCCGTCCAATACGATTTTGGAAGTCGTTGACAAGCTGAAAAATAATCAGCCTATTCCGAAAGAACCCGTTCCCTTCATTGGCGCAAGTCTGTTGAATCTGAGTCCCGAAGTAGCCAAGGAATTGGGGACAACCCTGACTGAAGGCTCGGTGGTGCGGGATATTATCTACAAATCACCAGCTTATCAGGCGGATCTGCGTCCTTATGATGTGATTATCGGAGCTAATGGTACTCCTTACAGCACATCACAGGAGCTGATCGATTTCATTCAAAAGCAAAAAGTGGGTACAGCACTGACGCTTAACATTGAACGGGCAGGACAGAAGAAGGATGTTCAGTTAAAAGTGGGTAACAAGAACGACTTTAGCTCGACTCTTCAACAGTAA
- a CDS encoding response regulator transcription factor has protein sequence MRSTILIIDDDEKIVSMLRRGLAFEGYEVMTAANGAEGLNKMLTAEPDVVVLDVMMPQLDGFEVCRRMREGGSTVPVLMLTAKDEVENRVKGLDLGADDYLVKPFALEELLARVRALLRRKTDQQDHNGHRLTFEDLQLDNESREVVRGGKRLELTAKEFELLHLFMQNPKRVLSRDLIMDKIWGYDYSGESNVLEVYIAMLRQKTEQDGGKRLIRTIRGAGYILRGDV, from the coding sequence ATGCGTTCTACCATTCTGATTATTGATGACGATGAAAAAATTGTGTCCATGCTGCGCAGAGGGCTGGCCTTCGAGGGCTATGAAGTGATGACGGCTGCCAACGGCGCAGAGGGATTGAATAAAATGCTTACAGCTGAGCCTGATGTTGTCGTGCTGGATGTGATGATGCCGCAACTGGATGGTTTCGAGGTATGTCGTCGCATGCGGGAGGGAGGAAGTACGGTACCCGTTCTAATGCTTACAGCCAAGGACGAGGTGGAGAACCGGGTCAAGGGATTGGATCTGGGTGCAGACGACTATCTCGTCAAGCCGTTTGCTCTGGAGGAGCTACTGGCTCGTGTGCGGGCGCTTCTGCGCCGTAAAACCGACCAGCAGGATCATAACGGACATCGACTGACCTTCGAAGATCTACAACTGGATAACGAATCGCGTGAAGTGGTTCGCGGTGGCAAGCGGCTGGAACTGACGGCTAAGGAATTTGAACTGCTCCACTTGTTTATGCAAAACCCGAAGCGTGTTCTGTCTCGTGATCTGATTATGGACAAAATTTGGGGCTATGACTACAGCGGTGAGTCGAACGTGCTGGAAGTATATATTGCCATGCTCCGACAAAAAACGGAGCAGGATGGCGGCAAACGGCTCATTCGTACGATTCGGGGAGCGGGTTATATTTTAAGAGGTGATGTGTAA